Proteins encoded together in one Jaculus jaculus isolate mJacJac1 chromosome 7, mJacJac1.mat.Y.cur, whole genome shotgun sequence window:
- the Znf599 gene encoding LOW QUALITY PROTEIN: zinc finger protein 599 (The sequence of the model RefSeq protein was modified relative to this genomic sequence to represent the inferred CDS: inserted 2 bases in 2 codons; substituted 5 bases at 5 genomic stop codons): protein MRRVPLTQQIGKSLGLNGLPVLGPLESSKLWIALFQKWWMASWVKTLVSFEDVAMTFTGEEWXHLDLSQRMLYXEVMLETCSLLLSLGHHVPEPEMIHLLKHEQGAWAVKRVFSQGTCAGRXLRAGPGAQGVTVAQLAFSEESSFQEQLAQRASGNSSLGQAKDEENHPEVQDGNARPTTDPVKKACPEKLSHKQVGLELNDSLCLRVLQEQDSPQGAVHLPDFHGQGEDHVIEARNSAYQCGKVFTQNWSLVWHQQNHAGVRPCECSEHRKTCHHMADSIQHMMVHSGEKWFKCIQXGKTVKRSSHLTEHQRIHTGDKPYECKECGKTFSRHSTFIQHKMTXSTKKPFLCKECGKAFYYSSSFAQHMRIHTGRSXHIMGRNFAYECKECGKAFTHHSTFLHHRMTHRGEKPFLCKECGKGFCDNSSFTQHMRIHTGEKPYECSVCGMAFTQRSTFIRHKRTHTGEKPFECKECGRAFCDTSSLIQHMRLHTGEKPYECDECGKAFTHYSVFIXHTGTHSGVKPLQCEECTKAFYYSSSYIRHMRIHTGEKPYVCRESGKAFTQPANFLQHSKIHIGEKPFECTVCEAFYDTFALIRHMRTHTAERPYGCNECRKAFTRKSQLIAHQKAHTDQNAYMYEDCGKAFMHGSHQVAIRKFILLIK, encoded by the exons ATGCGCAGAGTGCCTCTGACTCAGCAAATTGGCAAATCCTTGGGACTCAATGGTTTACCAGTCTTAGGCCCGTTGGAGAGCTCCAAGCTATGGATAGCTTTGTTTCAAAAATGGTGGATGGCATCATGGGTGAAA ACTTTGGTGTCATTTGAAGATGTGGCCATGACCTTCACCGGGGAGGAAT GGCATCTAGATCTGTCTCAGAGAATGTTGTACTGAGAGGTTATGCTGGAGACCTGCAGCCTTCTGCTCTCACTGG GACATCATGTTCCTGAGCCAGAGATGATCCACCTCCTGAAGCATGAGCAAGGAGCATGGGCAGTGAAGAGAGTCTTCTCCCAAGGCACCTGTGCAGGTAGGTGACTGAGAGCTGGCCCTGGGGCACAAGGAGTCACTGT agcccagcttgctttctctgaGGAATCCTCTTTCCAAGAACAACTGGCGCAGAGAGCCTCAGGAAATTCTAGTTTGGGGCAGGCCAAGGATGAAGAAAACCACCCAGAAGTGCAGGATGGGAATGCCAGGCCAACAACAGACCCTGTCAAGAAGGCATGCCCTGAGAAGTTGAGTCATAAACAGGTTGGTTTGGAGCTGAATGATAGTCTGTGTTTAAGAGTCTTACAGGAGCAAGACTCTCCACAGGGTGCTGTCCATCTACCTGATTTCCATGGACAAGGGGAAGATCATGTGATTGAGGCAAGGAACAGTGCTTATCAGTGTGGAAAAGTGTTTACACAGAACTGGTCATTAGTGTGGCATCAGCAGAATCATGCtggtgtcaggccctgtgagtgCAGCGAACATAGGAAAACCTGTCAtcatatggctgactctattcagCATATGATGGTTCATTCTGGTGAGAAATGGTTCAAGTGCATTCAGTGAGGGAAGACCGTCAAACGTAGTTCTCACCTCACTGAACACCAGCGTATTCACACTGGAGACAAGCCCTATGAATGCAAAGAATGTGGGAAAACTTTCTCCCGTCACTCTACTTTCATCCAGCACAAGATGA CCTCTACCAAAAAGCCTTTTCTATGCAAAGAATGTGGGAAGGCTTTTTACTACAGTTCTTCATTTGCTCAACACATGAGGATTCATACTGGAAGAAGCT GACACATAATGGGGAGAAACTTTGCATATGAGTGCAAGGAATGTGGCAAAGCTTTCACTCACCACTCCACTTTTCTCCACCATCGTATGACCCACAGAGGAGAAAAGCCTTTTCTGTGCAAAGAATGTGGGAAAGGTTTCTGTGATAATTCATCCTTCACTCAGCACATGAGAATCCACActggtgagaaaccatatgagtGCAGTGTGTGTGGAATGGCCTTCACTCAGCGCTCCACCTTTATCAGGCATAAGAGAACCCATACTGGAGAGAAGCCTTTTGAGTGCAAGGAATGTGGGAGGGCCTTTTGTGATACCTCTTCTTTAATTCAACACATGAGGCTTCACACTGGTGAGAAGCCCTATGAGTGTGATGAATGTGGAAAGGCCTTTACACACTATTCTGTTTTCATCTGACATACTGGGACCCACAGTGGAGTAAAACCCTTGCAATGTGAAGAATGTACAAAAGCCTTTTACTACAGCTCTTCCTACATTCGACACATGAGgattcacactggagagaagccctatgTTTGCAGAGAAAGTGGAAAGGCCTTTACCCAACCTGCAAACTTTCTTCAGCATAGTAAGATCCACATTGGAGAAAAACCATTTGAGTGCACAGTTTGTGAGGCTTTTTATGATACCTTTGCATTAATTAGACACATGAGAAC
- the LOC105944105 gene encoding 28S ribosomal protein S33, mitochondrial-like yields the protein MSSLSEYALHMSRLSARLFGEVTRPTDSKSMKVVKLFSEQPLAKRNETYDWYPNHNTYYVLMGTLCFFGLYRDEHQDFKNEQRHLKKLHGILETAHY from the coding sequence ATGTCTTCGCTTTCAGAATATGCATTGCATATGTCTCGTCTGAGCGCCCGGCTCTTTGGTGAAGTGACCAGGCCTACTGATTCGAAGTCCATGAAAGTGGTGAAGCTATTCAGTGAACAGCCCTTGGCCAAGAGGAACGAGACTTACGACTGGTATCCGAATCACAACACTTACTATGTGCTCATGGGCACACTCTGTTTTTTTGGCCTCTACAGAGATGAGCATCAGGATTTTAAGAATGAGCAAAGGCATCTAAAGAAACTCCATGGAATCTTGGAAACAGCACATTACTGA